The Aestuariibius sp. HNIBRBA575 nucleotide sequence TTTGGCCGGTCCGATGTTCAACTTTATCCTGTCGGCCATCATTTTTACCGGTCTGGCCATGACCGTTGGGGGGGTGCGTGATCCGTTGACGGTCAAAGACATCCAACCTTTGCCGCAATTTTACGAAAACGGATTGCAAAGCGGCGATGAAATTCTGGCGGTCAATGGTGAAACATTGGTGGAACTGGCCGATTTCAGCACGGCGTTGGACAATGCGGGCACGGATCTGTCGCTGGATTTCACCATCCGGCGGGATGGAACGGAAATGCAGATCGTCGCGCCCAATCCGATGTTGCCCTATGTCATCGGCACGTCCCCGAATTCAGCCGCCGAAGAGGCCGGGATCCAGGATGGCGATGTCGTGCTGAGCGTGAATGATGTGCCAATGGCGACGTTCCAGCAATTGATTTCCGCTATTCAGGCCGAACAGGGGCGCAGTGTGGCCTTGGAAATCTGGCGCGATGGCGATGTGATGACGTTTGATCTGACGCCAAAAATTGGTGGCGCAAGCGACAGTGATGGCTATCTAGAAGAACGCTATCTGGTGGGGATTTCCATCACCAACTATCTGGATTGGCAGACAGAATCGTTGCCCTTTTTTGAGGCAGCCATCGGGTCTGTGGCGCGGGTTTGGGATGTGATTACCCAATCATTGCAGGGGTTGTGGTTGATGATCACCGGCAAAATTTCGTCCTGTAACCTGTCAGGCCCGGTGGGCATTGCGCAGGTCAGTGGTGAAATGGCGCGGGCTGGATTGTTGGAATTTATCAGCCTGATCGCGGTGCTGTCGACGGCCATTGGCATGTTGAACCTGTTCCCGGTTCCAGTTCTGGATGGCGGGCATTTGGTGTTTCACGCCTACGAAGCCGTAAGCGGACGCCCGCCGAATGAAAACGTGCTGCGGATCATGATGATGATGGGTGTGATGCTGGTGCTGTCGCTGATGATTTTTGGCACATTAAACGATCTGTTGTTCTGCTAAATCTGGAAACGGGCAGGGGTGATCTTCGCAGGATCACCCCAGTTGCGCCACTTTTCTGCCCCATTTGTCGGTCACATTTGTAGAAAGCTCATAGAAACAAGGGGTTTCTTCAATGACTGCTCTGGCACACGGATATCGCGGAATGTCGCTTTTGGTAACGATCAACTGGGATCGGTTGCTATATGCGGGCACCATCATCGCTGCCCTTTGGGCCGGCGCTTATCTTGGTTCGCTTGGCGCTTTCTAAAATAGACCCCAAAATCTGTAATTTTTATCGCGTTCGGCCCCCCGCCGGGCGCGTTCTTGGTTTTGACAAGCCTCGCCAATCCCGGTAGTTGAATATCAAATAGATTGATTGCAGGGGCGGGTAGTATGAGCCGTAAAATTAGGCGTAGCACGGCAAAGGCCATGTTCTACCTTCACACGATTTTGGCGGGTGGTGTTTTGGCAACGCCGATGGTGTTTCCGACCCAAGTTGTGGCGCAGAGTTTTACCTTTTCGACCGTGTCCATTGAGGGCAACCAACGGATCGAAGATGGCACCATCCTGACTTATGCTGGTTTGACACGCGGTGAAACCGTCAGCGCGGCTGAATTAAACGATGCCGGACAACGCATTCGCGAATCCGGATTGTTTGAAAGTGTTGAGATCATTCCAAACGGGACAACATTGCGCATTGTTGTTGTGGAATTCCCGACTATCAATCGGATCAACATCGAAGGCAATTCGCGTCTGCGCGACGAAGAATTGCTGCAGGCTGTGCAATCTCAACCGCGCCGTGTCTATTCCCCGGCGCAGGCAGAACGTGACGTAGAAGCAATCACCCAGGCCTATGCCCAGCAGGGGCGGGTCAATGCAACAGTGACCCCGCGCATTATCGCGCGCAGTGACAACCGCGTTGATCTGGTGTTCGAAGTGTTCGAAGGCGGCCTGACCGAAGTTGAGCGGATCAGCTTTGTTGGCAACCGCACCTATTCGGACCGGCGTTTGCGCGGCGTTCTAAACACCAAACAAGCCGGAGTTTTGCGCGCCGTCGTTGGGCGCGACACATATGTGGCGGATCGGGTGCAGTTTGATCAGCAATTGCTGACGGATTTTTACCAATCCCGCGGCTATGTCGATTTTCAAATCCAGAACGTGGATGTCAGCCTGACCCGGGAACGGGATGCCTATTTGGTGACCTTTAATATCCAAGAGGGGCAACAATTCCGCATGGGCGACGTCTATGTCAGTTCCGAACTGACAGAAGCCGACCCTGACGAATTTGAACGCGCTTTGCGGTCCTCATCTGGGGATGTCTATTCACCGACCCGCGTTGACAATGACATTGCCCGGATCGAACGTCTGGCCATTCAAAAGGGCCTGAACTTTGTGCGGGTTGAGCCCCGGATTACCCGCAATGACCGTGATTTGACGCTGGATGTGGAATATGTTCTGACCCGTGGCGATCGAATTTTTATCGAACGGATCGACATTGAGGGCAACAACACCACGTTGGATCGGGTGGTGCGCAACCAATTTGATGTGGTCGAAGGCGATCCCTTTAATCCCCGTCAAATTCGTCAATCTGCGGATCGTATCCGTCGGTTGGGGTATTTCGGGGATGCCAATGTCGATGCCCGCGAAGGGTCCAGCCCCAATCACGTTGTGATTGATGTGGATGTGGTTGAAAAACCCACCGGGTCGCTGACCTTTGGGGCCAACTATAATTCTGATGCGGGTGTGTCGCTGATTGCGTCGTTCAAGGAACAAAACTTCTTGGGGCGTGGCCAGCGGGTCAATGCGCAATTGTCGACCGCAGAAACCAACCGCGTTTTGTCATTCAGCTTTGTTGAACCGCAATTGGTGGGGCGTGACACGTCGCTTGGCTTTAGCTTTGGGTATCGCCGCACGGATAACGAAAATTCGCTTTATGACACCGAAACGTTTTCGATCCGGCCCAGCCTGACATTCCCTGTTGGTGAACTAAGCCGTTTGCAGGTGTTTTATGGCTTTGAATATCTGAGCCTGTTTGATGTGGA carries:
- the rseP gene encoding RIP metalloprotease RseP, coding for MTALLPQFGSLGITIIAFIVALSIIVAIHEYGHYIVGRWSGIYAEVFSLGFGPVLFSRTDKRGTVWQIAAIPFGGYVKFLGDANAASVGGEAGGRNTMMGAPIWARSATVLAGPMFNFILSAIIFTGLAMTVGGVRDPLTVKDIQPLPQFYENGLQSGDEILAVNGETLVELADFSTALDNAGTDLSLDFTIRRDGTEMQIVAPNPMLPYVIGTSPNSAAEEAGIQDGDVVLSVNDVPMATFQQLISAIQAEQGRSVALEIWRDGDVMTFDLTPKIGGASDSDGYLEERYLVGISITNYLDWQTESLPFFEAAIGSVARVWDVITQSLQGLWLMITGKISSCNLSGPVGIAQVSGEMARAGLLEFISLIAVLSTAIGMLNLFPVPVLDGGHLVFHAYEAVSGRPPNENVLRIMMMMGVMLVLSLMIFGTLNDLLFC
- the bamA gene encoding outer membrane protein assembly factor BamA — protein: MVFPTQVVAQSFTFSTVSIEGNQRIEDGTILTYAGLTRGETVSAAELNDAGQRIRESGLFESVEIIPNGTTLRIVVVEFPTINRINIEGNSRLRDEELLQAVQSQPRRVYSPAQAERDVEAITQAYAQQGRVNATVTPRIIARSDNRVDLVFEVFEGGLTEVERISFVGNRTYSDRRLRGVLNTKQAGVLRAVVGRDTYVADRVQFDQQLLTDFYQSRGYVDFQIQNVDVSLTRERDAYLVTFNIQEGQQFRMGDVYVSSELTEADPDEFERALRSSSGDVYSPTRVDNDIARIERLAIQKGLNFVRVEPRITRNDRDLTLDVEYVLTRGDRIFIERIDIEGNNTTLDRVVRNQFDVVEGDPFNPRQIRQSADRIRRLGYFGDANVDAREGSSPNHVVIDVDVVEKPTGSLTFGANYNSDAGVSLIASFKEQNFLGRGQRVNAQLSTAETNRVLSFSFVEPQLVGRDTSLGFSFGYRRTDNENSLYDTETFSIRPSLTFPVGELSRLQVFYGFEYLSLFDVDADASPIIHAEEAFGGIGYHQLGYQFSYDNRRSGLNPEAGVLLRFGQEFGVGEDSQYIKTTAFAAAETRVFHDDVTLRAIVEGGLLHFSEGDSRVTDRFFLGSAKMRGFSAGGIGPRDVNTGDALGGNAFAVARLEAEFPLGLPEEYGITGGAFYDYGSVWDVGVDSADILYNDFTPRSVVGLSLFWTTPIGPLRFNFTEALDAQEQDETRAFDVTVSTSF